DNA sequence from the Alosa alosa isolate M-15738 ecotype Scorff River chromosome 2, AALO_Geno_1.1, whole genome shotgun sequence genome:
TTACATATGAGGCCTCCTGCAGTGGTCGAGATGTTTTTATTAATGCATTAGAAATTACAGCATGTTCCACTGTATATTGATGTCCTCTGGCTATTGCCTTACAACATGAAATGTGTCTTGCGCCAAATATTGAAGGGTTGTATGTGTTGGTTCTACATACTTATGAGTGAAATATGAAAAGACAATTAGAGAAATTGAGATTAAACTACATCACACttagaatgaatgtgttgaaaacaacacaacgtgttgtttttaacacatgcttgtgtccagatagggacaacacagtttgtgttgtttcctttttttatttgctaCACAATatttgttgaaaataacacaacttgcgttgttttttaacacatctctgtgtccagatagggacaatacattcattttaagagtgtagagGGCATTTGACTATTTGACTCTTCTCTCAGGCTCAGAGGTCCTGGACCCCGGGGAAGACACAGTGTACAAGGAAGCCAAGAATAATGGTAAGAGTAGGTACACAACCGGATATTTGTGtcacacaaatataaacacaaacacaacaaaaatcAACACAAACCCTAATGTGTCTGTGCTTAGTATGAACACaaacatgtatttgtgtgagagaaaaagaaaagagaaactcCAGTGTATGTGGACTTCCAACGTGCTCTCCGTTCCTCAGGTCTGGAGATCCTGGACCCAGGGGAGGTGGTGTACATGGAGACGAGGACCAATGGCGTGGTGGAAAAGGGAGTGATCCTCGAGTGTGGCTCCTTGCTCCCAGACGTCTTCATCTGGGGCTTCACCATGCCAGGAACCGCAACCATCCGTGCAGTGGCCTACAACTTTGGCAAGGGCCCCAAGCTGCAGAAACTAGCCAAAACGCTGGGAGAGCTGAGTATCATTCAGAAGAGTGCCTCCATCTCCATTGCCAAGCTTCCCCTTGCTGCACAAGGGCTTTACACGTGTCAGGCTCTGTACGACACTGCCCAAGGAGCCAAACTGTACTATTATTACATTCACCTGCATGTATTAGGTCAGTGACAGTAGCATCTCTCTTGTTATATATGAATTGACTGTGGTATGCTATGTGAGGTTTTTGTTAACAGTTTGTTAACATAATTTAATTCTTCTAAACCTTTTACTGCCCTGAAAAAGAAGCTGCAcactgaaaaataataataatttcaaacTGACAGACAAAACCATAGTGACCCTTGTGACCTTTAGGTCACAGAGTACCTGATGAAGACCTAAGTGAGCCAAATATAGACCAAAAAGTTTGCAGGTGCTTTTTCAGAAAGGGCTTTTGACTCATCCTGTTTCGCCCCCTTTGATGTGTGTAGTGACCTCTTTCTTCTGTGCCCTAACGTTCCAGTGCCAGTGACAAGGCCATACATTGTCCTGAGTGATTCCTCTCCATCAGAAGGCAAATCCATGTGGATGCGATGTGGCCTTGAGAATGGCACTGGACCCGTTAACTACATTTGGGAGCAAACCACACTAGACAACACCACCCGTATCATGGCACAGAGCAACAACAGCCTGGTCAACATCACCTGGGTTAGCCGCAACCACACCGGATGGTACAGGTGCCTGGCGCGTAATGAGGTGAACCAGGCCCAGAGTGAGCGCACCTGGCTTGATATTATCTGTAAGTGGCAGCTCTGACAGTTCTCTTCATCTCCCATTCCAATACAGTCATTTCCGGTGTATTAGCTgtattgtgtataagccacaggacagtgttttatgcgaattaaaaaaacaaaaccatgtaTTAACTGCACACGTGTATTAACCAGAGGCCCCAATAGCCCAACGAATCTGAATCAAATCGTGCTTTAGTCATAAAGAAGAATGAAACAAATACATTCCCATGGATAGCCTGctcctgtgtattaacctcatagctgaaaaaGTTTTGccaaatcaatgtataaacttCAGTTAATaattgggaaattacggtatggTTCTGCTAGTTCTAACTGTTCAGACTTATTTTTACAGTGGACATAGACTTACATGATTCATTTTCCCTCTGCAGTCGGTCCCGATGTGCCTAGCATCGAGGTCACCCCATACTCTGTCACGGAACGAGGCTACTCAGCTCTGGAGAGGGAAACAGTCTCCCTCCTGTGTCAAGCCCCTTCCAACCCTCCCAGCCAGTACATCTGGTTCTACAACAACTCCCAGGTTTACATGGGTCCCACCTTCACCATCACCAGGATCCTGCGCATGCACACGGGTCACTACGCTTGCCTGGCCCAGAACTCTTACCTCAACACCCGCTCCAAGAAGACCATCACCCTCACGGTCTACTGTAAGTCACCCTTCCAATACTTTGTCTACTTTCTGTTTCTTACTTTGAGTTTCTGTTGTTCATTCTTCATTTTCTgtgttctgtctttcttttccttgATGGTTGTCTATGTTGTCTCTATCAGGGCTTCTTTCTCTCAAAGACATTATTCTGGCTTTAGCTCTTTCTGTCGTAAtcccacataacacacacacacaaacacacacacgcacaaacagaaATCCCACACAAAGCAGTCAGACATCTGGCCAAACTGGGGAAGTGCACGAAAAAGCTCACTCGTTCTCCCGCCCCCCCACAATGGATCATCTGGAGGATGTGACTGAAACTTAACAGCAGAGACTTTAAGGTATAGAGCCAGTGTGCCTGTGACTCTGTCATGACAAACACTGAAAGGCCAAGAGGCCCTCTCTTGTCCTAActcttctcttgtcttgtctgatGGGTGGATTACAACTGTATAGGAACAAAATGACAGAACTGTATAGGAACAAAATGAAAGAATGTTTTGTCCTTAACTTGGTCCAGTGCAGTAGACCTGCTATTAAAATGAGGTTAAATACAATGGAAATATTTGCATGGCCTCTACATTGGCTGCTCTAACACAATGCAGGCTTCCATGAGGAATTGGGCAattagttttgttttttatatgcACATTTTTGATGCTATTTGGTTACCTCAAGCATCAAGAGGGAATATATCCTTCCAAAAATAACTTTTATGGGCTTAGCAATCAGTGTTATCAATGATCACTGAGTGATATGTCAATAACActagttttttttgtgtgtgtatttattcatCCTGTGGTGTACAAATGCCTAATCCAGTTTTAGAATGCTTAATAATAAACTAAATCCCTTTCTGGATCCATTCTGGCTTGCCAATTACCAATGTTCCAACTGTTTCTATGGTAACTAGCATGACCTCTCACCAAACCATCTTCTCAGAGGCTCACAGCACCTTCATTCTGTTGTCTTCAATAAATGGCAAAGATTTAACCAAGCAGTGTTAGACAATGATTTTATTCCCACAGATCCCCCTGATGGATCTCCATCCTGTACAGTTCGTCCTACCAACAACTACACAGATCTGACCCTCTGGTGTTCATGGGAAGGGGGATACCCTCACGCCTCTCTACACTGGAGCCCGTTCCTGCCAGGGGCAAATGGGCAGGGCTACGCTAATGCCACTCTCACCCAGAGAGGGCCAGGCACTGCAAACAACTCTGTGTTTGAGTGTCATGGCTCCCATGTTGCCCTGAATGGATCAACAAGCTGCAGCACCAGGACATGTGAGTGATTGAATTTATAACTGATGCAATGTGTCACATTCTACTTAGTAAAGATTGTTACCATTTTCTTTACCTCGTTGAGTTATCATATTGTACTAAATTACACACAACTTCCTGATCTAATCTTGTACTATAACCTTGTATCTAATTCGTTGCTTGGTTAGGGCATCCTCCAGGGGAACCCCAGTGTTACGCCTACGCCACCCGCAACAATGAGTACCTGATGTTCTCATGCTCCTGGGAGGGGGGGTTTCCCAGAGCGTTGCTATGGTGGGCCTCCAGCATTGGAGAAGCCCAGGGCAAATCTGAGGAGAACTCCAATATTCTAGTGCTGCACTCCAGTGCCACCTACAGTGGCAAGTCCTTTGTGTGTCACGCTCAGCATCCACTGTTCTCAGAGAGGAAGCAGTGTGTCCTGAAGCTAGGTAAGCCCTGCAGCACAGACAAACCAGGGCAATAATTAGAAAGAGAAAATAACTCTGATTTAAAAACAGCACACAACAAACCTATTACACAACCCCAAGGTTGTTTTCCAAGATCTTAAAAAAGAGCACATTCCAGTTGACCATTTCTGTTACAATTGTCATgatttaaccctttgcagacgtcccattctaatttcggtaccccagtaccgatgacgttcagtctaataactccgccataccccaaccaattttatcactgaaaacttcctcaaaaacgtcacatcataggctttctggcgatatgattggttaagggatttGTGGCGCGAATTTGTTTTACTACGtgaaggaaaaatcaagagttgacgtctctctccactagaggaaaaacagcaggaagcactatgcatcgttgatcttgacgtcgtctaaaggagaaactactggatcatctgaggtaaaaacaagtctttttatgttattattacttgttatccatgttattacttcaaaatcgtttttaaaagttatttttgctggtaattacaccttctttgcatggccgtaacataatgcgtgtgtgtgttcacttcagctgatgacagctagtattttagcacaccgtaatctttagtaaactcatcattttcagtcatttttggggggctactatatgtcaaccaagattacagacctactaagactgaaactttaacgatttgttctattttgaacgatgttgcttgcttgtcatctgatagaaaactagctaagttaggtaacgttagcatcaggagaggctgcaacatgtccttgacGCGTAGTCGCGATAAAGTTCACTCCCGTGCTTCATGACTACCAACTTTATGTCAAGTAGACCTAATtggtattttattgtcaaataaacctttcattccttcgtaatatgtatagcacaatttacagttgtttgtagccaagttgcttagcttacttagatagaaacatctgacatgaatgacaacgttaatgttacgttaccgacgtgaagactgtgttgatcactgtaacgtaaggattttattcattgactgctgttttcatgaatacatgactgaagatttgttataaatgtgttttagtatggtttagcttttaggctgtaaggttggctgctcacgattatgaggtttttgggtggctaactatgatgggagctcatacacccaagcctactcacaacacattattttctaaggggtgttttgtctttacgcaactgcagtagcctatgcacggtgtgtatgtgtatgcatatgctgtttagatgttttctgtcatatctcctgactcatgttaataaatcaatttttgcttgtaagctggtatgctatgtatggtttagccaaggcaataacacttactgtagtgagctctgagactaatgttacctctccaagcaatattggagtcctccagtgacaataatacttttagtgaaaagagtcatggttggtggtgattaagattatgtggaagtaatgtaaaataaaactaaacaacctattcactatcagacctgtgatttgttattttagatggagggagagaagtacgtgcaactggggtgaaagcagccgactgctgatggcaaatatgaccccaaggaccacgatggcatggacatgggacatggatgggtagcttctggatgaagaagaagacaatgatgtgctacagtaggag
Encoded proteins:
- the LOC125291357 gene encoding V-set and immunoglobulin domain-containing protein 10-like 2, with translation MAGRSDTLILVSAHDHCTLCSEVLDPGEDTVYKEAKNNGLEILDPGEVVYMETRTNGVVEKGVILECGSLLPDVFIWGFTMPGTATIRAVAYNFGKGPKLQKLAKTLGELSIIQKSASISIAKLPLAAQGLYTCQALYDTAQGAKLYYYYIHLHVLVPVTRPYIVLSDSSPSEGKSMWMRCGLENGTGPVNYIWEQTTLDNTTRIMAQSNNSLVNITWVSRNHTGWYRCLARNEVNQAQSERTWLDIIFGPDVPSIEVTPYSVTERGYSALERETVSLLCQAPSNPPSQYIWFYNNSQVYMGPTFTITRILRMHTGHYACLAQNSYLNTRSKKTITLTVYYPPDGSPSCTVRPTNNYTDLTLWCSWEGGYPHASLHWSPFLPGANGQGYANATLTQRGPGTANNSVFECHGSHVALNGSTSCSTRTWHPPGEPQCYAYATRNNEYLMFSCSWEGGFPRALLWWASSIGEAQGKSEENSNILVLHSSATYSGKSFVCHAQHPLFSERKQCVLKLEAPVLVTQRSMVSVYEGSDVQLTCILKANYPATEITWYNNLKQHVIETPSKYVLQHAAAWSNLTVRETDGLRDSGQYWCSATNAVGGTEIPIHLLVKRYPMPPNVTINKIVYSTHQQTEVDIDWLIKTEGDITGFIIERRRVPATEGKRDVDPPWLKVAVNLDPSIRTYKMGGFDPTGLYAVRIMAVNHRTVGHPSEEKRPAMPSFNAYPAVIGAAIGGMIIAAIITVLLFMYIVRNRNNNPRLHDMLFGIRNSQSRENINYPEDESVGGAERDVSREEHGSPGPAMTSPRATVSPPDLPPRDDNEPVSVTITVMATS